DNA sequence from the Sphingomonas taxi genome:
GCTGGCGCGCAAGAACTTCAATTAGGCGCATTGGTGCCCACCGAAAGCAAAGACCTTCCATGCAGATCATCGTTCGCGACAATAATGTCGATCAAGCCCTCCGCGCCCTGAAGAAGAAGCTCCAGCGGGAGGGTGTCTACCGCGAGATGAAGCTCCGCCGGCATTACGAGAAGCCGTCGGAAAAGCGCGCCCGCGAGCATGCCGCCGCGGTGAGCCGTGCGCGCAAGGCCGATCGCAAGCGCGCCGAACGCGACCGCTGATCCCCGTCGGATGATGCCACCGCCGTCCGGCCCCGGCCGGACGGCGGTGGTGCGTCAGCCGTTCGCGACCGCCTTGGCGAGGACCGGACTCTGCTGATGCTGGACGACCCGCCACACCTCGTGCTCGAGTCGGCGGATCGTCGAGGTGCAATGCGCCTCATAGGCTTCGCCGTCGCGCTGCGCGTGGACGTGATAGCCGATGACGATCAGGCCCTCCTGCGGCCGTGAGACCTGACGCTCGCTGAGTTCCGCCTCGTTCCATACCGGTGTATCGGCGACCGCATCGATCGCCTCGCTGCCGCGCAGCACGAATGGCGGCCGCGGCAGCACCATGACGACCTCGGGGTCGAC
Encoded proteins:
- the rpsU gene encoding 30S ribosomal protein S21, which encodes MQIIVRDNNVDQALRALKKKLQREGVYREMKLRRHYEKPSEKRAREHAAAVSRARKADRKRAERDR
- a CDS encoding nuclear transport factor 2 family protein, whose protein sequence is MDDSRLWSFEQSLWTEGPDNYREKVDPEVVMVLPRPPFVLRGSEAIDAVADTPVWNEAELSERQVSRPQEGLIVIGYHVHAQRDGEAYEAHCTSTIRRLEHEVWRVVQHQQSPVLAKAVANG